From Flavobacterium alkalisoli, the proteins below share one genomic window:
- a CDS encoding nuclear transport factor 2 family protein, which translates to MDKMKIQRAEIIEVENTLFRAQLAGNADILDQLLQDGLIAVAPTGEIITKKMDLDSYKSKTVVIEEASIEINEIKITGNTALSIVTMTAKGKMMGTPLEGKFRYFRVWQRIEDKLKVIGASFMQLA; encoded by the coding sequence ATGGATAAAATGAAGATTCAAAGAGCGGAGATCATTGAGGTGGAAAACACACTTTTTAGGGCCCAGCTTGCAGGTAATGCGGACATACTTGACCAACTTTTGCAAGATGGCCTCATTGCAGTTGCGCCGACAGGAGAAATTATAACCAAGAAAATGGATTTAGACTCCTATAAATCGAAGACTGTAGTTATAGAAGAGGCTTCCATTGAAATAAACGAGATTAAAATTACAGGCAATACCGCCCTTTCAATTGTAACGATGACCGCAAAAGGGAAAATGATGGGAACACCATTAGAGGGAAAGTTTAGATATTTTAGGGTTTGGCAACGTATTGAAGACAAATTAAAAGTGATTGGTGCCAGTTTTATGCAATTAGCGTAA
- a CDS encoding FMN-dependent NADH-azoreductase: MRKILVINSSTRAENSNSRALTKLFVETWSKKNPEDTYSYREVGLTPIPHITNEWIGASFTKVENRTEENQKPLELSNVLIKELKEADIYIIGVPMYNWSIPSGLKSYIDHIMRINETWKFRSGEPDGDYVGLLENKKLFILSSRGDNGYAEGEHNAHMNFQTNYLQTIFTILGVCDIEIISLDNEEYGGELFVKSQQEIYDRILNVK, encoded by the coding sequence ATGCGAAAAATATTAGTAATCAATTCAAGTACAAGGGCCGAAAATTCAAACAGTAGGGCACTTACGAAATTATTTGTAGAAACCTGGTCAAAAAAAAATCCTGAAGACACCTACAGCTATCGTGAAGTGGGTTTAACTCCCATTCCGCATATAACCAATGAATGGATTGGGGCGAGCTTTACCAAAGTGGAGAACAGGACGGAAGAAAATCAGAAACCTTTAGAACTTAGCAATGTACTTATAAAAGAATTAAAGGAAGCAGATATCTACATCATCGGTGTACCGATGTATAACTGGTCTATCCCTAGCGGTTTAAAATCATATATAGATCATATCATGCGGATAAACGAAACATGGAAATTCAGATCAGGAGAACCTGATGGAGATTATGTAGGATTATTGGAAAATAAAAAACTGTTCATTTTGTCAAGCAGAGGAGATAATGGCTATGCTGAAGGAGAACACAATGCACACATGAACTTCCAGACCAATTACCTGCAAACTATTTTTACTATTTTGGGCGTATGCGATATAGAGATCATTTCACTCGATAATGAAGAGTACGGAGGAGAATTATTTGTAAAATCGCAACAGGAGATATACGACAGAATTCTGAATGTAAAATAA
- a CDS encoding DUF2798 domain-containing protein, translating into MRFFQKYEFYIFNFLVAFFMTVVMAFGNTAITEGFHNYFLQHWVKSTAISLCISYPATLIIVPLASKFMKKIKAK; encoded by the coding sequence ATGAGATTTTTTCAAAAATATGAGTTTTACATTTTCAACTTTCTGGTTGCCTTCTTCATGACTGTTGTAATGGCTTTTGGCAATACGGCAATTACGGAAGGCTTTCACAACTATTTTTTGCAGCATTGGGTAAAGTCTACCGCAATAAGCCTCTGCATTAGTTATCCTGCAACCTTAATCATTGTACCACTAGCAAGCAAATTCATGAAAAAAATAAAAGCCAAATGA
- a CDS encoding nuclear transport factor 2 family protein has product MEEIKKAIETFVKGGDKNDTILLDQILHPNYQNIQEGFFEKSGIFIFSKEQYIDLVKTKKFGGHPRTIKYESIHQMGNIAMSETVLESAQLLFRSTIICVLENGQWQVITNIPQIEMKN; this is encoded by the coding sequence ATGGAAGAAATTAAAAAAGCCATCGAAACCTTCGTAAAAGGCGGCGATAAAAACGATACAATACTCCTTGACCAGATACTGCACCCGAACTATCAAAATATTCAGGAGGGATTCTTTGAAAAGTCCGGGATTTTTATCTTCTCAAAAGAACAATACATTGATTTGGTTAAAACTAAAAAATTCGGTGGTCACCCTCGGACAATAAAATATGAAAGTATTCATCAAATGGGAAATATTGCCATGTCAGAGACAGTACTGGAAAGCGCACAATTACTATTCAGATCGACAATAATCTGTGTACTTGAGAATGGTCAATGGCAGGTCATCACTAACATCCCTCAAATTGAGATGAAAAACTAA